One Campylobacter concisus DNA segment encodes these proteins:
- a CDS encoding phage late control D family protein — protein MGIAGYRAPKIKILYNGVDKTDEIPWIDIGIDDYESDESDVLNVLMHWSAPLPREEDEIKIYIDGAFLGDFTIATIKYNYKQSYEIEAISANFFKAFREKKNRTFKAQSYKEILKSIAKENGYNIKIDFSRMDEVGDIEQYDLSDCAFCKKIADDLEITFCVKNKTLIFIDKDKDHDRVEYTITEDEIIDLNYQINHTKKYNACEIKWFDSEKNKSVVSKVGEGTPVLKFSDFARDEAEALSKAEAKLKRQKNSVLAGTVSIHGRPFFAGGYINIKLKDEPKTLRAIISKITHSINNNWLSTIEFF, from the coding sequence ATGGGAATAGCAGGATATAGAGCGCCAAAAATTAAAATCTTATATAACGGCGTAGATAAAACGGATGAGATACCATGGATCGATATAGGCATAGACGACTACGAGAGTGACGAAAGTGATGTTTTAAATGTGCTTATGCACTGGAGCGCACCACTGCCAAGAGAAGAAGACGAGATTAAAATTTATATTGATGGTGCTTTTTTGGGTGATTTTACGATTGCCACGATAAAGTATAACTATAAGCAAAGCTACGAGATCGAGGCAATATCGGCAAATTTTTTTAAAGCTTTTCGCGAAAAAAAGAACCGAACTTTTAAAGCTCAAAGCTATAAAGAAATTTTAAAATCGATAGCCAAAGAAAACGGCTATAACATCAAGATCGATTTTAGCCGAATGGACGAGGTAGGCGACATCGAGCAATACGACCTAAGCGACTGCGCGTTTTGTAAAAAGATAGCCGATGATCTCGAAATAACCTTTTGTGTGAAAAATAAAACGCTCATTTTTATAGACAAAGACAAGGATCATGACCGAGTAGAATATACCATAACCGAAGACGAGATCATCGATCTAAACTACCAAATCAATCACACAAAAAAGTATAATGCTTGTGAGATAAAATGGTTTGACAGCGAAAAAAATAAATCAGTCGTCTCAAAGGTAGGAGAAGGAACACCAGTGCTTAAATTTAGCGACTTTGCACGTGATGAAGCAGAAGCACTATCAAAAGCAGAGGCAAAGCTAAAGAGGCAAAAAAATAGCGTATTAGCTGGCACCGTGTCGATACATGGTCGCCCATTTTTTGCAGGTGGGTATATTAATATCAAGCTCAAAGACGAGCCAAAAACGCTAAGAGCGATAATATCAAAGATCACGCATAGCATAAATAATAACTGGCTTAGCACTATTGAGTTTTTTTAA
- a CDS encoding DUF4198 domain-containing protein has product MNKHLFALLALAAFSSHSLAHEFWLFGSSKEVTSVDIGYADDFPTVEKIPDNKTGLFEAPYIINKNGEKLSLKQSGENYHYERAKLEDGSYLIAGEYKPTFWTKASDGTWHMGKTKEDIKDAKYCKKASMSAKGVINKNAKDSSVTKPSNQRLEIVPLDNPANFKVGVPFKVKILFEGKPLENATLDGTFDGFLKEKSAFHGQTESDGTIEVLALKPGKWLLQTVHKMPFADSKICDDETIAATLAFELK; this is encoded by the coding sequence ATGAACAAGCATTTATTTGCACTTTTGGCTTTGGCGGCTTTTAGCAGTCACTCTTTAGCTCACGAATTTTGGCTTTTTGGAAGCAGCAAAGAGGTAACAAGCGTTGATATCGGCTACGCAGACGACTTCCCAACTGTTGAAAAGATCCCAGACAACAAGACCGGACTATTTGAAGCCCCATACATTATAAACAAAAATGGCGAAAAACTGAGCCTAAAACAAAGCGGCGAAAACTACCATTATGAAAGAGCCAAACTAGAGGACGGCTCATACCTTATAGCTGGCGAGTACAAGCCTACGTTTTGGACAAAAGCGAGCGATGGCACATGGCACATGGGCAAAACCAAAGAGGACATCAAGGACGCCAAATACTGCAAAAAAGCGAGCATGAGCGCAAAAGGCGTCATAAATAAAAACGCAAAAGATAGCTCAGTCACAAAGCCGTCCAACCAACGCCTAGAGATAGTCCCACTTGACAATCCAGCAAATTTCAAAGTGGGCGTGCCATTTAAAGTGAAAATTCTATTTGAAGGCAAACCACTAGAAAATGCTACACTTGATGGAACATTTGATGGCTTTTTGAAAGAAAAAAGCGCATTTCACGGCCAAACTGAGTCAGATGGTACGATAGAAGTGCTTGCGCTTAAACCTGGAAAATGGCTACTGCAAACTGTGCATAAAATGCCGTTTGCTGACTCAAAAATTTGTGATGATGAGACGATCGCTGCAACACTTGCGTTTGAGCTAAAATAG
- a CDS encoding tail protein X has translation MKIYIAKDDESMDMICFKIYGSLDQNVYSEFLRENEHLLHKTKLKSGDEVNLPSIEPQEEKKAKYLWE, from the coding sequence ATGAAAATTTATATAGCAAAAGATGACGAGAGCATGGACATGATATGCTTTAAAATTTACGGCTCTTTAGATCAAAACGTTTATAGTGAATTTCTAAGAGAAAACGAGCATCTTTTACACAAAACAAAGCTAAAAAGTGGTGATGAGGTAAATTTACCAAGCATCGAGCCCCAAGAAGAAAAAAAGGCTAAATACTTATGGGAATAG